One Oncorhynchus kisutch isolate 150728-3 linkage group LG11, Okis_V2, whole genome shotgun sequence genomic region harbors:
- the flrt3 gene encoding leucine-rich repeat transmembrane protein FLRT3 codes for MTAQCKNFLLFLTRVGLLLGLANPLVTSASCPSACRCDGTFIYCNDRGLTSIPTGIPLDATVLFLQNNRIKSAGIPTDLKRLSNVEKIYLYCNNLDEFPQNLPIGVKELHLQENNIRMITHASLGQIPLIEELHLDDNSVSAVSIEEGAFRDSTHLRLLFLSRNHLSTIPSGLPQTIEELRFDDNRISSISEASLQDLINLKRLVLDGNLLNNRGIGEMAFINLINLTELSLVRNTLTSPPANLPGTSLEKLQLQDNHINRVPAGAFAFLRQLYRLDLSGNNLSSLPQGVFEDLDNLTQLLLRNNPWQCTCRMKWVRDWLRSLPTKVNVRGFMCQGPDKVKGMAIKDLSTDLFDCGGSDLGGSQGAPTFETSTVSNTLPPSHPQWPSFVTKRPVVKMPELSKNHRSTTTPSGRKIIRISVKSSSAETVHISWRVSVPMTALRLSWLKLGHNPSFGSITETIVQGEKTEYLLTALEPESSYRICMVPMETSNIYLSDETPVCIETETSSLKAYNPTTTLNREQEKEPYNNSSLPLAAIIGGAVALLAMIMLALVCWYVHRKGSLFSRNCTYNKGRRRKDDYAEAGTKKDTSILEIREASFQMIPIHPVPVSKEEFVIHTIFPPNGLSLYKSPHSETSISNRSYRDSGIPDSDHSHS; via the coding sequence ATCGAGGCCTCACCTCTATTCCTACTGGCATTCCGCTGGATGCTACTGTACTCTTCCTCCAAAACAACAGGATCAAGAGTGCTGGTATCCCCACCGATCTGAAGAGGCTAAGCAATGTTGAGAAGATCTATCTGTACTGTAATAATCTGGACGAGTTCCCCCAAAACCTGCCAATAGGAGTCAAAGAGCTGCATCTACAGGAGAATAATATTCGGATGATTACGCATGCATCGCTGGGTCAGATCCCGCTGATCGAGGAACTACACCTGGATGATAACTCTGTCTCGGCGGTTAGCATCGAGGAGGGAGCGTTCAGGGACAGCACCCACCTGAGACTACTTTTTCTGTCCAGGAACCACCTGAGCACCATCCCGTCCGGCCTTCCGCAGACCATCGAGGAGCTGCGCTTCGACGACAACCGGATCTCGTCGATATCGGAGGCGTCCCTCCAGGACCTGATCAACCTAAAGAGACTCGTCCTGGACGGGAACCTACTCAACAACCGCGGCATCGGCGAGATGGCCTTCATCAACCTGATTAATCTCACCGAGCTGTCCCTGGTGAGAAACACACTGACGTCTCCGCCGGCTAACTTACCGGGAACCAGTCTTGAAAAATTGCAGCTCCAAGACAACCACATCAACCGGGTGCCGGCCGGGGCTTTCGCTTTCCTCAGGCAGCTGTATCGGCTGGATCTATCGGGCAACAACCTGAGCAGTCTGCCTCAAGGAGTGTTTGAAGACCTGGATAACCTCACGCAGCTCCTGCTCCGTAACAACCCATGGCAGTGTACTTGCCGGATGAAGTGGGTGAGAGACTGGTTAAGGTCGCTGCCGACAAAAGTCAACGTTCGAGGGTTTATGTGCCAGGGGCCGGACAAGGTGAAGGGCATGGCTATAAAGGATCTGTCTACTGACTTGTTTGACTGTGGAGGCTCTGACTTGGGTGGGAGCCAGGGGGCCCCTACCTTCGAGACCAGCACCGTCTCTAACACCTTACCCCCCTCACATCCACAATGGCCCTCCTTTGTCACTAAAAGACCAGTGGTGAAAATGCCTGAACTGAGTAAGAACCACCGCAGTACTACGACACCATCAGGTAGAAAGATCATCAGGATCAGCGTGAAGTCGAGCAGTGCAGAGACAGTGCACATCTCCTGGAGGGTTTCTGTACCCATGACTGCCCTAAGGCTCAGCTGGTTAAAACTCGGCCACAACCCTTCATTTGGTTCCATCACGGAGACCATCGTACAGGGGGAGAAGACGGAGTACCTCCTGACAGCTCTAGAACCGGAATCCTCATACAGGATATGCATGGTTCCCATGGAGACCAGCAACATTTACCTGTCGGACGAGACTCCGGTTTGCATCGAGACAGAGACCAGTTCTCTGAAGGcctacaaccccaccaccactctgAACCGCGAACAGGAAAAGGAGCCTTACAACAATTCCAGTCTGCCTTTAGCCGCGATCATCGgaggggctgtggctctgttggcaatGATAATGCTGGCGCTTGTGTGCTGGTACGTGCACAGGAAGGGTTCGCTGTTTTCCAGGAATTGCACCTACAACAAGGGCCGACGGAGGAAGGACGATTACGCAGAGGCGGGAACGAAGAAGGATACCTCGATCTTGGAGATACGAGAGGCCTCTTTTCAGATGATCCCCATACACCCCGTGCCCGTGTCCAAAGAGGAGTTTGTGATACATACGATTTTCCCTCCGAATGGATTGAGTCTGTACAAAAGCCCACACAGCGAGACCAGTATTAGCAACAGGAGCTACAGAGACAGCGGAATACCTGATTCAGACCACTCCCATTCATGA